ATCAGACAGGGAGGGAGAGCATGGCTGCCATGCTGAGGGCTGCTGCTCACACCATGTCCTGggtttctcttttccagaccTCCGCCACACCTACGCTCTTACTTTTGGAAACAGCACCCGCAAGGCTTACGAGATGGAACAAAGGAGACGAGCCTGTGCACTGTGAAAAATGCTTTAATGGTGCCTGTACAGCATTGGAAGTGACTTGAAGACGAGAGAAGGAACACAACACATGGAGAAGTTTTGAATGACAGTTCATACAGCTTTAAACAAAATTTACAGGTGTCATCAGCATAGCTCTTACTCTGCCTCCTCCTCAGCCTCTTCCTCAAACTCCCCCTCCTCCTCAGCAGTAGCATCCTGGTACTGCTGATACTCAGACACCAGGTCATTCATGTTGCTCTCAGCCTCTGTGAATTCCATCTCGTCCATGCCCTCCCCTGTGTACCAGTGCAGGAAAGCCTTTCGGCGGAACATGGCCGTGAACTGCTCTGAAATGCGTTTGAACAGCTCCTGGATGGCTGTGCTGTTACCAATGAACGTGGCAGACATTTTCAGGCCACGAGGTGGAATGTCACAGACCGCTGTTTTAACGTTATTAGGAATCCATTCGACAAAGTAACTGCTATTTTTGTTCTGGACGTTCAGCATTTGCTCATCTACCTCTTTCATGGACATACGGCCTCTGAAAACCGCAGCTACGGTCAGGTAGCGGCCGTGCCGTGGGTCACACGCAGCCATCATGTTTTTGGCATCAAACATTTGCTGCGTGAGCTCTGGGACGGTCAGAGCACGGTACTGCTGGCTGCCACGGCTTGTGAGGGGGGCAAAGCCAGGCATGAAAAAGTGCAGGCGGGGGAAGGGAACCATATTCACCGCCAGCTTCCGCAGGTCGGCATTAAGCTGGCCTGGGAAACGCAGGCAGGTGGTGACACCGCTCATGGTGGCTGACACTAAATGGTTCAGATCACCGTATGTTGGCGTAGTTAACTTCAGTGTTCTGAAGCATATGTCATAGAGAGCTTCGTTATCAATACAGTAGGTTTCATCTGTGTTCTCCACGAGCTGGTGCACCGACAGCGTGGCATTGTAGGGCTCTACTACAGTGTCTGATACTTTGGGGGAGGGCACAACGCTGAACGTGTTCATAATTCGGTCTGGGTACTCTTCACGAATTTTGCTGATGAGGAGAGTGCCCATGCCAGAGCCAGTGCCACCCCCCAGAGAGTGAGTGAGCTGAAAGCCCTGCAGGCAATCACAGCTTTCTGCCTCCTTTCTTACAACATCTAATACGGAATCAACTAATTCAGCACCTTCAGTATAGTGGCCCTTTGCCCAGTTGTTTCCTGCTCCGCTTTGACCTGGAAGAGAGCCATTTTCGTATTACGTTACGGTCACTGCTTCCTGCTCACAAGCAAAGCTTAAGAGCATCAAGGCTCTGCAGAACCCCCACAAAAGCTTCCATTTCACCAAGCTGCAGTcgcacagcagcacctccagcaaTGACTCGGCACAAATCGCTCTCACCCGGCCACGCACCGACCCTTTTCCTCCTCCCGCTGTCGGTACCGGCAGCCACACGGCCGGTTTCTCTCCCGTTCGGCCCCACACCAGGATTAACCCCTCCCGGGGCGGGGAAGCCCGCAGTGCGGCCCTGCCCTGCCCACCCCGCTCACGGCTCGGCTCCCTCCCCCGCTCACTCACCAAACACGAAGTTATCCGGCCTGAATATTTGACCGAAGGGCCCCGAACGCACCGAGTCCATGGTGCCGGGCTCCAGGTCCACCAGCACGGCTCGGGGCACGTATTTACCGCCTGCAAAGACAGGGAGAGGCGGNNNNNNNNNNNNNNNNNNNNNNNNNNNNNNNNNNNNNNNNNNNNNNNNNNNNNNNNNNNNNNNNNNNNNNNNNNNNNNNNNNNNNNNNNNNNNNNNNNNNNNNNNNNNNNNNNNNNNNGTCCCGCCGCCCGCACCTTGGCCCCGATCTGGTTGCCGCACTGCCCGGCCTGCAGGTGCACGATCTCCCTCATGATGGATTCAGCGCAGCAACCTCCCAGCCAATGCCGCTCTTCCCCCCAACTGACGGCGTTAGGCGACAGCCAGGCCTTATATAGCAGCGGAATGCGCgcgcagccttcttttcccctcccAGCCGGCCATCCGCGGCAACACATTGGGTACTCATAACGAGGCTCTAAAAATACGGAGTTCTTATTGGTCTAGGCGCCGCCACTCAAATATGGGTTTCTGTTGGCTCCGCCTATTTGTCTGTTGATTTTACTGTCAGGCAACCCTGACTCACACGCGCCCGCCCTACTTGCTCAGAGCGCTCCTCATTGGCTGAATTGAATGATTGATGTCGGGCGTGATTGGCTGCGGGCCTCAGGGATGAGCTAACGTCATTTGATTGGACGAAAACGAAGTGTCCTAGTAACCGTCGCAATGACTCCGCAGCACGCTCGGGGCGGTGGCCAGTGCGGCCGCGTATTCCC
This window of the Meleagris gallopavo isolate NT-WF06-2002-E0010 breed Aviagen turkey brand Nicholas breeding stock chromosome 19, Turkey_5.1, whole genome shotgun sequence genome carries:
- the TUBB4B gene encoding tubulin beta-4B chain gives rise to the protein MDSVRSGPFGQIFRPDNFVFGQSGAGNNWAKGHYTEGAELVDSVLDVVRKEAESCDCLQGFQLTHSLGGGTGSGMGTLLISKIREEYPDRIMNTFSVVPSPKVSDTVVEPYNATLSVHQLVENTDETYCIDNEALYDICFRTLKLTTPTYGDLNHLVSATMSGVTTCLRFPGQLNADLRKLAVNMVPFPRLHFFMPGFAPLTSRGSQQYRALTVPELTQQMFDAKNMMAACDPRHGRYLTVAAVFRGRMSMKEVDEQMLNVQNKNSSYFVEWIPNNVKTAVCDIPPRGLKMSATFIGNSTAIQELFKRISEQFTAMFRRKAFLHWYTGEGMDEMEFTEAESNMNDLVSEYQQYQDATAEEEGEFEEEAEEEAE